The following DNA comes from Magnolia sinica isolate HGM2019 chromosome 18, MsV1, whole genome shotgun sequence.
tttttttatttttggtaattggAACCCTGGAATTTGGTAATTGCTGTTATTGGTTATTGGATCCTGATATTTTAGAATTGGGATTTCCTTTCTTGGTAGTCACTGAATTTGTTTGTTGATGTAGGCCTTCCATTTTTGTTGTAATTGAAGCTTTGTCGAGAAACCATGATGATaatgtattgtttttttttttttttttgggtgactGAAATTATTTAGAGATCGTGGGTGTTGTGGAATTGAATTTGGATCGAGAAGCTATGGTGAGAAATGACTTATCTGGcttatttgagatttgggtcttccTTTCTGGAAATTGAATCGACCCCAAattgttgggataaggcttagacgatGATGATGGTGATTTTCGGATATTGAAtcattgatttttttcttttttttgggtgcGTTTTATGCGTATGATGAATGTGAATCTAAACTGAGGATGGAAATTGGATTATTTTGAGATCTGGATTCTCTATTTTGGTAGCTGAATTGTCAATTTTTTGGGGGATTTGGAGTTTGAGGGTATGGTGGAAGTGAATTTGTATTGGAGTCTGACAACTATAACTGTTTTGACATTTGGGCCTCTCTTTTTTGGTGATTGGTCATTGAATTTGAACATTTTTGGAGTTTGTGGACACGTCAAGAATGAATCTAGGTcgagaaaatacaatgataatggttTCCTTCACATTTGGTTTTTTCTTTCTGGTAACCAGAGCAATCAATTCGGAGCTTTTGGGTGTGTTGGAAGTGCATGTTCATCATGAAACTAAGACAAGAATGGTTTAGGGAATGCTGATGTCCCCAAAAATTTTAAGAGATGTGGCACATGCAATCATTGATCCATATCATCAATTCATTCATACCAATGGCAACAAGGTGATGTTGGAAAAATCATGCCAAgtggatgattctaaccatatgATCAGTGGCTAAAAAAATGGAACAAGATTGATCAAGAAGCAAATTGCTCCACTTATCATCCTTTTAACATCTATTTATTAGCTCCCACCATGGATTACTTATGATTCCAAATAACCACTTAGGTTTGATGATTGTAACCATCTGATCAGTCGCTCGTAAAAACTGTATGTTTGTAACAAAATGAAAAATGGCCCacattcaaaggctaaaggctaTCCAATTCGTATGATTTTTTTCACCATAGCTGGCCCCCCTCCCCTCCCCCCTCTCTCTGGGGTGACTGAATCAGTGACTTTGGTCATTTGGAGTTGAGAACAGTTTGTAGGCCTCTGGCAGGATTGAATCTTGATAATGATATTATGACATTGATGGCTGAAAGTTTGCTGCTTTAGGATCAAAAACAGGTTCAAGCTAACATATGCCTTATGGCATCCGGAGGTGCCATTGCTGCCATTCCATTAAGGCACTTTATTAATGGTCAAGAAGGtattgaaatcaaaatattacctttccaaaagaattaatgaaaagATTGTGTGTAATTAAATAAAACCACGACAGATGTTAAATTCTTTTGAGAGTAGGGTTTTTGGATCGTGAAATTATATGGTAAAGCTGGTAGAACCCAGCATCCATAACACACATGGCAGGGATATGTACCAATCAGGACCTCCCATCTATTGTGATCTATCATTGATGTAAAATGGCTCAAAAAGATCATTGGTGGTATGACACTAACCATCTAACCAGTCCTTCAAAGTGACGGTAGAAAACAAACATTTTTAAAGGTCTACATTCAGTGGAGCAAAGTGATGGGTAGGATTTTCTAACAGATGTGATTTTCTATACTACTTGGTGTCcgatagatggatggttttgattaaTACATTCCCTTTCAATCCTCTACCATGTTATGATGATTCCCCCTACTAGCCCCACATGAAACCTCTACTAGGGCGGCCATGGGTTGGAAGCTTGCATGTCAATTGGCCTAACTTGCTTTTAAGGCAGGTTTGCTAAGTAGGGCTTGACCTAACTTGCTTTTAAGGCAGGTTTGCTAAGTAGGGCTTGACCTAGAAAATGTGGTTCATTTAAGCAAAATGGTGGTTGGGATTGGGTTGAACCTGGCTTGACCAACTTGCCCATACAAGTTATCATGAGTTGGGCCAGAtgtccaacccaacccaaaacccaaaacaaattaaTAGAAGATAAGTATAGATACATACATATGATATGTATTTATGTATAGAGCAGTGGTCTCTTGCGAGCAGTGTTGTAGGAGGCCTTATGGGTGAGCCAAGTGGGGGTGGGCTCGGGTGGTCCCAACCATGATGTGTACTTGAAATCTCCTCCTACCATCAAATGTGTCAACCCATATTATGCCCAAGGTCAGCAATCAGCcacatccatgatttaggtgggccacatgaaagggAATAGTTTACAGGGGGATGCCTACCCTCTAGactattttccttggtgtggcccaccttaatctcctaccaacctaatttttgggccatgtacttAACGTGTTATGAATCAtttgatggtcggagtggatttcacatacacgtCACAACAGGCCTTATAAAAAATCAACAGTGGGCGTCCCTCtgccaattgtttcctttggtgtgacctACTTGAATCACATGACAACTTGCTTTTTGGGGCCTAGGCCTGGGCCTAGTGTGCGAcgacacatctaatggtcaaatTGGATTTCACAtacgcatcatggtggccctgttAAAATCGAGAGTGTGCATTCCTTTCCTAAtcgtttcccttggtgtggcccacctgagtcacgaaccaacttgatttttgggccatgggcctgACATAGGTTGACGCATTTGATTGTCAGAGTGAATTTCACGCacaaatcaaagtggggcccactgagcccACCCCCACTTTGCTCAAAGGTCTCCTTTGGCCCTCCTCGCAGGAGACCGTTTTCCTTTATGTATATATCCACTTATTAGGCTATGCTTGGTATACCTTTAATCCAATATGCCATTTAAACTTGAGTTGGGTCTTACCAAGTTGGCAAGCTTGATCAATTACAATTAAGTGGGTTACTTTGGGTTAGGCTTGGTCtaatgaattttaagtgggtgtAGTTGGGCCATCGGGTAATGAGTCACCTGTCTGTTTTGGGCCATAGTTTGTGGCATGTATAGTAAACATTTTGTGCTTGAGTTGACCTTGATTTGACCTGAAGTGaccccattgccacccctaacctCCATGCATGCACCTTGTACCAGCATGGCACATTTGTAGAACATCAAAATTATGCATAGTATGGAGCTCCATGTAGATGACCTAGTGAAAAATTTAGGttggtcaactcatcaggtgcatgacacttgtttgttgaatgaTTGCCGTTGGCATTTTTTGGGGACAAGCCATTGTTTATGTATAGGGATCATCTACCTGAGTTGGTTAGTCTAATTCCCATGTGCGTTGTGCCTATGAATGCATGTGAACAGGATGCAATGGGACTAATAATCTTCTAAACAGGACTGGCAAAGGGTTGGGTCAGGGTCAGCCTGAGCTCAACCCATTTACTAAATTGACTATGAATTATTGCCAAACTTGACCCCAACCCATTACCATGAGGCTCGAATTGACCCACTTAAAAGTCAACAAGCCCAAAGCCCACCTAACATGAGCTTTGTAATTGTAATAGGGTTAGGGGTCAGGCTCGATCAATCTGATCTGACTTGACACGATCAATCGTCTATTAATTTGTTTTGCATTTTGGGTTAGGTCATCTGGCCCAGTCCATCAATAAGTTATATGGGCAGGTTGGGCTAGGTTGGGTAGGTTCAATCCGAGCACGGCCATTTACTTAAATGGTCCACATTTTTTAACTCGAGCCCAAACTCTACCATTTAGCTTGGCCCAAACTCACATCAAAAGCAGGTCGAGCTATTTGTCCTACAAGCTGACTTGAACCATTGTGACCCCTACTGCTAAAGAATAAAATGCAATGTAACCAGGTATTACGTGCTAGTTCACCACCCTTTTTAAAGTTGTGGACACTTCTCGACCATAAGCATGGCATGCATGGATagaaatccggaccatccaaattggggACCCCTTTGTTGTTTGATCATGGCCTGAGATTCCCAATGATTAAATAAGCTCAACCGTTTTATAGCTCTCATTGAATTTGGATTACtgaacccctttttttttttccctaataaTATTCATCATTCGGATGGTTGATCTCATTATCCGCAATATGTTCAATAGAAGAAGTATGCGTCAAACATTTGTATATTAGGTAATGATGGAACTTTGACAAAAATGCACAAATAAAATGAGAGTACACGACACATTAACTTGTTATCGAACTGAGGTTTCCCCTTTGACTTGTGCTTGGCATAGACATTATGCACCACCCTTTTTCACCAGTTGTCACTTAGTCTATGCCAATAGTGGTACTTGGGTTCATGAAGTATGCCAAAACCCAATTGAAAAATGAATTAGTGATATTACTAAAACAATGCAAGAAATTAGGTGATGCAATATACAAAAATTGAAGACTAATAACTTATTAGCTAGGTAATTGTTTGCTCATGAAAAAATTGACGACTAATAAGTAATAACTTATTAGCTAGGTAATTGCGTGCTCATGAGTCTTGTTCCATCCTTGATTGATGATGTTATGTACCCATCTATAGGACCAAGGGGTTGTACCTTGGTGGCCTCTTTCATGATCCACATCGATTCGTACATTGGCCCTATCAACTGCCATGTCTCATTATCCACCACCCTTAGGAATTTATAAATGAATTTTAGAATGACGATTACATCATGAATGTAGTCTTAGAGTGCATTGCTCAAGATAACCGACTCAATCTTGTCTCGATGGACCGGCGCTCGCACCCCATTTTGACCATTCCTTAAGAGTAGAATAGGCCTCTAAGCCTGCCTTTCACTTGCTGATGCTCTCAAAGGTGATGAAACTCATGGTGAACCATGTCGTCCAAGCCGCATTATATTATCATTACACCTTCCTCATTTATGATAACAACCAAGTGTAGTTGTAAATAAAATTCGTCATTCccaagctcaaactgatagagcgtgttgaatcaatccctttatcttatagcctagGTCAAATCCTTGGTTGCCCCCCCCGTGGGGCTCCTCACACGAGCGACTTGCCTCCTGCATTAGAGTCTTGAATATGAGACCTCTCGCTTTGATACTACTtttgatgcgggacaattaaccacttgctctaaaagctcgaactgatggagtgtggtgaatcaatccctttatctcataacccaggtcATGCCCTCTGCCGAatccctctcgtgggccccaattCACATGGGTCCctcctcacacgagccacctgcttcACACGGGCCCCCAACCTCGAGTGTGCTCTtgcttcacacaggccaccccactagagcctggtgtgaaaatgccatcCTATTTGAGTGTGCCCCTATATGATATCACTTTTAACGCAGGACAAATAACCtcttgctttaaaagcttgaactgatagagcgtggtgaatcaatccttttatctcatagcccaggtcaggccttcggccgaacccccctagtgggccccacttcacatgggtcctgtctcacacgagccacccgcctcacatgggccgcccaccccaagtgtgccctcgcttcacacaggccaccccatTCGAGCCTGGTATGAAAATGCCTCTACATTAGCATGCCTTTCCGTTATTGCTTGGAGCTTCAAATCGATGCAATGGACAAAGCATAGGCGCAATACATGTGGTTTTTCATCAACTCCCTTGTCTTTATGAACACACTCCACTTCCGTGATAATCTTAGATAGGCTGCTCAATCCCTCTTGCATGGTGATTTTCATCAATCCATAAACTGTACCTTACATCCTTAATGTTGTTCGACAAATTGACAGACTTAAGGAAGATGATCCTCTCTTTGCAGTATACCATGATGATGGACAATCCAGTCGGTCTTGTCCATCCATCATATATCAATGTCACCCATACATCTCTCATGATAGCTTCATCAAATTAATATAATCCTGCATCTGGTCATGTAGGTGGCATCcaacattcaacattctcgtGTGGTGTAGGAGGCTTTACACTTTGGCGCAAATGTTGCACTTCATCAATCATGTTTTTGAAATTCTTAGTTGACAAGGATTTGGTTGTAGATGGAGAACATGGAGATAAACAAACTCGTCCTCTCCTTGATGTTCCCCTTACTCGAAAGATCGTTTAGGTGCTTTTGCCTCACCCCCTCACTCCTATACAATGAAGAATCCGTGAGTGGATCCGATACATGAGCAATGTGTGTACGTTGCCTACCCCCTTCCCCCCGGCTTATGCTTGCAGATGCTCCCTAAGGTGATGAAACTTGTGGCAAACCATATTGTCCCAACCACACTATGCTACCATTATACCTTTTCCTCTTTTCTAATAACAACCAAGTGTGTTTAATAGATAAAATTTATGATTGCTATCGCCTTGACAATCACACTTGCCACAACTTGCCTCTTCTGTATTgccttgagcatcaaatctatgcaatGGACAAAGTATAGGGCAGTGCAGGTTGTAGTTTTTCATCAAATCCTTTGTCTTTATGAACACACTCCAATTGTCTGTGACAATCTGAGTTAGTTTGCTCAGTCCACCTCTTGCATGGTGGTCTTCATTAGTCCATAAATGTACTTTTATGTCCTTAATGTTGTTCGACATGTTGATAGACTTAAGAAAGATGGTCTTCCCTTTGCATACCATAAAAGTGATGATGGATAATCTAGTTGGTCTTGTCCATCTATCACATATAATCTCACATCCAATCATTTAGGTGACATCCAACATTGTCGTGTGATGTAGGAGGCTttacacatgggcccaccttgaaatttGAAAAACCTTGCTTCAAATGTATTGCAATGAATTGAAATCATGCATAATTATAGACTTCCAACTATTTTCTTCCTAATCAATACGCAAGAAACAAATTTAAATGCATTTAATTTAACTTTCCTCGCCGGTAGATGTTTCGAAGTTCATGGAAGATACtaggttattttggttgacaaagttatttaacaaaattgttaAGGCCGAAGAAAATGCTAGAGGAATAGAGGAAAAGTATCATGGTacttatttataagaataaatgagACATACCGAATTACATTAACTATTatcgtgggattaaacttatgagccatactatgGAACTTTGAGAGGAAGTGATGGAGCAAGGATTTAGGCATGAGACGAATGTATTAGAAAATCAATATGTTTTCATGCTAGGGAGGTCTAGTGCCGAAGCTATATTcatacttagacaattgatggagaaatataaggAGCAGAGTAAGGATCGCAACATAGTccttattgacttagagaaagcgtATGTAGGGTCCCTATAAAGTTGATCTGGCAGGTGTTGGGATAGAATGGAGTTTcgagaggatatattgacatgaatAAGCACATGTATGGGGAAGCAGTAGCAAATGAGAGGCTGACCAGTGGAGTGAAGTTCCTAATTACTGTAGGCTTGCACTAGGGGTTAGGATTAAGCCTACACCTTTTTTGCATTGGTTGATAATGACGAGTTAtctcatggtgtatgttgtttgtggATGAtgtagttttgattgacaataCAAGGCATGGACTAACAAAAAGCTAGATTCATGTACAGATGCATTagaatctaagggcctgtttgattttccatgatactggTAAATCCAAGTAAATACGTAATTATTAGTTTTTCACCATCTTTGAAATGTGAGAGTAGTTCCACCTCTAAAATtgatacaaaagtgttgacttaaatccgtggaccccaccataatgtatatgatatatccgcaccgtccatctattttattagaacattttgatacacgagccgaaaaatgaggtagatccaacactcaaatggcccacacgaaaggaatcggtggccttaattcgtccatcgttgaaagttgttttcttcactaggcctacattgaggttttttttcgtcatctaacccattcatattattacacagacatggataagggggaaacacaaatatcaacttgattttaaACTTTtaggggccccaagaagtttttaatggtaggcatttgattcccattgtttcttgtggtgtggtccacttgagctttggatctacctcattttgttgctcatgccctaaattcagctggtataacaaatgagcggtgtggataagtcacatacatcacgatgggccatacattgattttgtaaatttctcgatttaagtgttaaaacaagtaagttgtcatATCAGCATAGGGAAAGAtgcggtaattacctaggtaaataattattacccatttacgtGGTAATTACAGTTAAgcctaaaaatcaaacaagccgtAAAGGATGTAAAATAAGTTAAATTAAAATAGAGTGTATTTAGtgtaattttagtaacaataggagtggaaatgaggaattaattaagattgttgaccaaaaaATATCCCAATATGACCACTTGCAAATATTGGGTCCATAATTCATGAGTCTGGGGAGGTTGAAAAGGATGTTGATGCAGgataactaaccacttgctctaaaagatcgaattgatagagcatgatgaatcaatccctttatctcatagcccaagtcaGGCCCTTGGTCGAACCACCCTCGTGGGCCgcacttcacatgagccacctgctttacatgggccgcccacctcgagtgtgcccctaaTTCACACAGGCCATCCCACCCGAgctcaatgtgaaaatgcccatgcattaatcattcccgatgaggagtctcaacACGAGAcctcttgctctgataccacttttgatgtaggacaattaaccacttgctctaaaagctagtATTGATAAAGCGTGGCGAATCGATCCCTTTATCTAATAGCCCAAGTCAGGCCCTCGGTTGAACCGCTCTCGtcggccccacttcacatgggtctcgcctcacacAAACCACCcgtctcacacgggccgcccaccccgagtgtgctcctgcattaatcatccctggttaagagtctcgaacatgagacctcctgctttgataccacttttgatgcatgacaactaaccacttgctctaaaagctcgaactgataaagtgtggcgaatcaatccctttatctcatagcccaagttaggccctcggtcgaaccgccctcgtgggccctacttcacatgggtcttgcctcacacgagccacctgccttaCACGGGCCGCCCATCCCGAGCGTGCCCCCGCTTCACAtatgccaccccacttgagcccggtgtgaaaattccCCTGCATTAGATGTCGCCCATaaaattcaagctgggtggaggAAATGGAGATTTGCCTCCAAAGTTTTATGTAATTCTAATGTACTAATCAAATTGAAGAGGAGATATTATGGGGTAGCTATAAGAGGGGCCATACTTATTTTTTTGAAATGTACTAGCCGTACTTTATGGCATAGAATGTTCGCCAGTTAAGGAACCACATGCtaataggatgagtgtagctgaaatgtggatgttgaaatggatgagtgacaagacgagaaaggatagaattagaaatgaatgcatttggggGAACTTAGGAGtcacaccaataggtaataagatgagagaaggtagacttggatggtttggtcatcTACAAtggagtgagttggtgcaagttgaaggctctaaaaaggcaaggggaaggcccaaaaggatgtgggtggaggtagtgaggaaagacttgatgacctatggtctaactaaagttatggcctttgatagagtggaatagcggaataagattcatgtagttgaaccgaattagttgggatgaggcgtagatgatgatgatattgaatcTAACTTCTCTCGCCAAGTGGATTTTGTCCCATTTTCATTATTGGATCGCGATTTCTCTGCCAAAATCATGTTTTGATGCTAAGGAACTCAATTGGAGTTGTCAAAACACTCTACACATTTTCCCCCAAAAATTTTgaagtgtctctctctctctctctctctctctctctctctctctatatatatatatatatatatatatatatatacatatatcttaTTTTTAAGGAATTTCAATTAGTATCGTGCATTTAAAATACATTTCATTTATATAAAGGGTCATTGGAATATCGCGATATGTCTCACAATATAAGTGATAACGGCCAATACTATCGTCACAAAGAACCTTGGTTGGTGGAGCCATTACCCACatttttgtatgttttgtccctTGAATGCTGTAATTATTTTCAGTAGCGCAGAATAgggtttttccttttatttaatttattttttttaattttttttaatttttattatttttaatgtctCTGTGCACAAGCATGCTTAAACCATGAAAACATGTGCTCGTTTCATGCAACTGAAGAAATGAGAGTTTGAGAGGGCTGCACTATGATTCTATGACTTAAGTGTGTTCCCCGAGTGTCATTCTTCATTCCTTTTGATAATAAATGCTGCTTATGCTCTATATCTGCCTTCAGGTTTTGATATCTTGGTTGGTATTGCTAATGGATCAAACCAGTTTTATTTTGCACTGTATATAGTTATCCCATCTTTCAGGTTTTTCTTATGGACACTGCCACTCCTATTTAGGCTTCAGCACCTGGAAAATTCACTTTCCcctcttctttgttttcttttctttcaatcaCAGGGGATTATTTAAGAATAGAAGTGCTACAGTATATTCTGTAGACAACTGCATGACCGTTGTCACGGAAGTGGCATAGATGGAAATAAAAGTCGTCGTGCATgttctccaaatacatcaaacttTTGTTGGGGATTAGTAGCAGAATTTTCCATGGTAGACTCAACGGCTGCACGTTGTCCAAATATTGTTTATAGGCCTATACGGCCATCTGATCTTGAAGTTCTCGAGCAGATGCACATTGCTTTGTTTCCTATCAGGTTAGATGCAGTATAACTGATACTTTTTCAGTAGTCAAGTGTCCTATGTGAAGCTTTATGGCATCACTCAActtgaatatgaaatttgttggTTAATGGATGTCTGTGAGTTTCTTTTACATTTGCAGGTACGAGTCCGAATTCTTCCGTAATGTGGTCAATGGCCATGACATTGTCTCTTGGGCTGCTGTTGACAGCAGCAGGCCAGACAGTCAATGTGATGAACTTATCGGATTTGTCACTGCACGCATCATTGCAGCAAAAGAAAGCGAGGTGCATTTCAAGACTGATATTCAGAACACCATATATGCTTAGATTTATTTGCAAGTCTCAAATTCATTGAAGCTCTTTGTTGGCCTGACAGATTGGGGATATGCTGGGATATGATTCTTCAAGGACTGATCAAACACTTGTTTATGTTCTGACACTTGGTGTTGTAGAAGCTTACAGAAATCTTGGAATAGGTACTTCCCTTCTCCTCTATTTTGTTTTTCTGATGATTCCATGCTCCAATTAATGCATATCCATGCTAATTGTACTTGCAGCCAGTTCTCTTATTCGGGAGGTAATCAAATATGCTGCCAGCATGCCTGTTTGCAGAGCGGTTTACTTGCATGTCATTTCTTATAATGATCCCGCTATTCATTTCTATAAGAAGATGCAATTCAAGTGTTTAAGAAGATTATCAAATTTTTATTACATCAAGGGCCGACATTATGATTCATTCTTGTTTGTGTACTATGTAAATGGCGGTCGATCTACTTGCTCTCCGCTGTAAGTAAAATAATCCTTCCCCATTAAATTGTAGCATTTTGATTATCTGTGCCttttattttgtttcttctaGAGATATAAAATAGAAAACTCTCTACTGAGATGCGGGGTTTATCTGCCTTTGCTGTTTATAGCAAATCAGGAGTCGGGAGTTTGGAAATTTTTTACGgagttctttcttttttctcgagTCAGGGGTCAATACTCTTTTATCTGCTGCTTGTAGGCATTTAACAATttcttgttcctttttttttttttccttgaaaaagTAAACTTTCATGGACCTCCCTAGACATGAATTTGAAGCATTGCTAGTCTAAGAGTTCTATAAACCTTTAAGGTTACACATGAGCTCTAAGCCATGGGGTCAAAGCGATCtgatcacctgcatgcaacagcACCACTAGTTGTGGTACCATACGATCTTTCCCACCAACATCTCACTTGTCATCGGTGCCATAAAAACCATGGGCCCTGCCATGAAGATCACCCTTCTTGAAAGTCAGACTGAtccactcactaggtgggccacatctgtttgttaatccagaccattgtttGTTcattttttccaatggtgtgacTCACCTGATGAGCAGACATGCCTGATTTTCGTGCCAGGTGATCCTTGTGGTGGGGCCAACTATTTGTAGGCACTGTTGTCCTGCATGAGTGGCATGTTGTTGGGAAAGAAAAAGGTACACTCTACCACAAGATGTGATATCttgtaggtgatcaattctcaaGGTCAAACTGTTATGGAATGAGACTATCTTGACCAGGGGAATGGAAGTGATTAAAATAGAggatgatgcagggaaggacatgatgaggtcgatcactgtcttcctcagggataagtactctgaatccatggagctctttggactcctcacggagtttcctcgaatccacgagggataaaatagaaataatttctaataaatttgaaaataaattgattgatgataaaaatgaattacaatcctttaaataatgagttgaaacctaggatggagttttagactcaaactccaactcaaaactccctaaaaatgtggcttactataaatagtaaacttactatttatagacggtcatgattcctactagacttcatggttttcggccaaaaataataagtgtccaatttggcctaac
Coding sequences within:
- the LOC131233073 gene encoding histone acetyltransferase MCC1; this encodes MVDSTAARCPNIVYRPIRPSDLEVLEQMHIALFPIRYESEFFRNVVNGHDIVSWAAVDSSRPDSQCDELIGFVTARIIAAKESEIGDMLGYDSSRTDQTLVYVLTLGVVEAYRNLGIASSLIREVIKYAASMPVCRAVYLHVISYNDPAIHFYKKMQFKCLRRLSNFYYIKGRHYDSFLFVYYVNGGRSTCSPLDLMAALATYVRSLFSSLAAKLWKKEEKNAARWSKCKETSSLLITQNKRIHTAENAACQCV